The Paroedura picta isolate Pp20150507F unplaced genomic scaffold, Ppicta_v3.0 Ppicta_v3_sca44, whole genome shotgun sequence genome contains the following window.
AGAACAGAATAAATGATTGCAAAAAGAAGATTCCGGGCTTTTAAAGCATGTCTCTGAGGCCACACATAGGCAAAGATCCCAGTGCCTATCACCAAAGACACCACAGTGAGGTGGGGAAGACAAGTGGAGAGGGCCTTTCTCTGACCCTGAACAGAAGGGATTCTAAGCACGACTGAAAATATCTGCATGTAGGAGACAATGATGAAGACGAAGCATCCAAGTGCAAAGAAAGCGCTAAACACAATAATACCAACCTCAACCAGATATATGTCAGAACAGGAGAGTTTGAGTATCTGGGGAACTTCACAGAAGAACTGATCGATCATGttggagcagaaggtgatggcaaaagtTCCTCCAGTGTGTAATAGACCATAGAGTATACCTGCAATCCATGCACTGGTGGCCATCTGAATGCAGGCTCCACTGTGCATGATGGCCTCATATTGCAATGGACTGCAGATAGCAACATAACGATCATGTGCCATTATGGTTAAGATGGCCACATCTGAAacttgaaaaaagaaaaggaaaaaaacctgAGCTACACAGGCCGAATAAGCAATGGACCTGCTGTCCAGGAGGGAATTGGCCATAGCTCTGGGTACTGTGACGGACACTATGCCAATATCCATAAGTGCCAGGTTCATGAGGAAAAAATACATGGGGGTATGCAGGTGATGATCAAAGGCTACCGCAATGATGATGAGAAGATTGCCAGTCACTGCAGTCAAGTAGACTGCCAAGAATACAAagaaatgcaagatctgtagttctCGGATGTCTGAAAATTCCAGGAGCAGAAATTCAGATGGAGAAGTAAGATTGGGCATTATGCCCTCAATATCCAGTTGCAGTCGGTCTGTGGAACATATTAGAGAAACCATTTTATATTCGCAATGTCAATTAACAATTATTCTGGTTTCTTACATCATCACCCCAGTCTATGAGACAGCCCTGCATTGAATTGCATGTAAAGAACCAGGGATATTCTTCAACAGGGACAAAATAGACAGGGGAATAGTTCTCTCACTTGCTGTCATCAGACACAAATCGACTCATAATATACTGAAGTGCTCTAATCTTATCCAAGTTCCATGCTTATAGTTTCTGGCCACTTGATTAGAACTTCACCAAGTGACTCTTATATGTCTGCAGCTTGTGAATGCATTGACACTGTACACCCAGAATTATCTATACATGGAAGATGGGGCAGTAAATACTCTTATTCTATATTTGAAGGATTTGCTGTAATTTTTAACCAAGTTTTATGCTCAATCCAGcactttcaaatatttcaagtaaaatatatagattattattattgttgttgttgttgttgttgttgttgttgttgtatttataccccgcctccccccgaaggctcaaggcggcttacataaccccatccatAAAATAACAGTAAGtaaaataaaaaccataaaataacagtAAGTTCCAGTAAATTTACAATAGCTGGCAACCAATTGGTCACAGATGATGGGAAGCAGTAACATAGTCAGTGTTCTGTAATAAATCTttgcacacaaacatacacacttaTTGATAGTCCAATCATATCCATGACTGAATACCTTGGAAGAAGCAATATTCCAAGTAGTTCTTCTTCTCACCCTGGATCTCTTCTGTCAATTTCTGCTGCTATTGTAAGATTCTGTTTCTTCTCATAAAACACATACATCCTTCTACCCAAGTAATTGAGGGACTCGCTACAATGTACATTGCTAATTTCTGTTTAACAGAATTCAAAAGGCTGTATACAGGAAGAAGAAATCTATTTATATTCTGTGCTTGGCAAATTACTCCCAAGGGTTTAGCTCACTTATTTAGCTCACTCATGGCTGAAACCCTTTCTGACTTGCCGTAAAATTTCTTCTACAATTGCATTAAacataaattaatatttaatatagtcTGTGTCCCAGTATATGACATAAGATTAAAGTCATGAGAGAAAAATACACACCTATTCCTGCAAGTCAAGGAAGAAAAAACGCCAAAGTTTAAATCCTCATATCCCAGGGTAATTCTGTTATCAGCCCCTTATCTACACAGATACCTGGACACCAAAGAACAATACCTCCAGCCCTTCTGGGATTAAGATCCAGAAATTCACTCCTACAGGGTAGGGTCCTTTCAAAGAAATTGTCACAAAACACTAAATCTGGTAGCTGTTGCCAGTGAAAGCTGGAGTATTGTACTCAGAGAGAAGCCTGCTGAAATCAAGAACATCACAAAATATAAGTAATATAAGTAATATAAGTAAATCTGTTTTAATGAACAATGAGGATAACAATAATTTATTCATGGTCATAGAccagtaaaatacaatataaaaaacaCAAGGATAACAGGTAAAACATGGACCTCTGGTTAATAGGACCCCCAACAGAGGTCCATAGTCCAAGCAAGGTttcaggtcaacatgacccaaACAATGAATGGAACAAAGTCACACATAATCCAGACATGCAGACTGattctgcagtttttaaaatttattcatggtcatagaccagtaaaatacaatatacaAAACACAAGGATAACAGGTAAAACATAATAACGATAATAGCAAACCTATTAGGCTAAATACAAGATAAAAAGACACACCATAGAAAGCTAGTAGCCTAAATACAATAGTATGAACTATTGTTATGCCCCCATTCTCTTCCCAAATCCCAATCAGGAAGGAGGCAAGGTCTCAATGAAACAACACTTTCATGGATCAAGAAAAGTTATGTTGGACAGCTCCTCTCTCTaccaagagcagagagaaaatgctATGAAGGACATTGTATTTATACAGAAAGTCTTCCTATCTTAACACAGACCACAATGTACCTCAGACTGGTTTAAACATAAGGCGTGACATAATCCAAACTTATTACTACTTTTCTAGTAAGATATCTTCTGCTAATGAAGGTATTTCCATTATGTTTCTTTTACTATGACATAATCAAGCCTCTTTTAGCAATACCTCTCACTGCACCATATTGTATCATCAATCTACTTGCCTTCCATTCTGACATTCAGGGGCCCTCTGTTTTCTGTGACAGACGGTTCATCTGTAGTAAGGCATTAGGTTATCTGAGAAAGCTTTTAGTCCAGAGGCTTGTGTTTGTATGTATTCCCTTTGCCTAGGAGCCCCCTACTCAAAGATTGGATATTAGCAACCCAGTTCTTTCTAATTCTAGAAGCTAGCCAAGCAAATTTAGCTACTTTATTGGATTAGAATCAGGCCAAGGGAGGTGATTCATCTTATATGGAAGATTTTTTATTCTAGTTTCGCTGGGTGTCTGGATTACATTTGACTTTGTTCTACTTATTCTTTGAGCTATGTTGACTGGAAACCTTGTTCCGATTTGGACTCCAATTGGATACAGTCTTCAAAGTAACATCTGGATCTTGAAACAATGCTTCTAAATATGTTCAGTGTAGACTTATAGCTTTATTATTTCTGTCCTCCTTGTTCACTGTTCTGATCCTTCCTGCAGGATTGTATATAGAAACAGGTTACTTATATTTTGTGATGTTCTTGAATTCTTTAGCCTTCATTGGCTACAATTACCAGATTAATGGTTTTGTGACATTTTCTTTGAAAGTATCCTACGGGGTGCAGGGGTGACTTTCTGGATCTTAGTGCCAGGAAGGCTGGAGGTCTCATTCCTTGGTTTCCAGCTGTCTGGGTAGATAAGGGGCTAGTAACAGAACTACTCCAGGGTGTAAGGACTTACACTTCAGCTTTCAGGTTCTTTCTTCCTTGGCTTGCAGGAATGAGTTTCTATTTTTCTCTCGTGACTTTAATATTACATCATATACTTGGACACAGATATGCTATATTCATTATCATGTTATGTTGGTTACAAATGCAGAAGAAATAATAAAGCAAATACGAGAGGCCATCCGTCTCAGTCGGCAATTAGATGAGCTGAACTCTTGGGAGTAGGTTGGCAAGCACAGGATATAAACTGATTTCTTTCTCCTCAACACAGCCTGTTTTGGTTTTGCTAGAGAGAAATTAGGAACGTACAAGCTCCACAACTAGATGTAAGGAAATACTTGGGTGATTGGATTAATGTATTTTAGCAGTTAGAGAAGAAATTGAATCTGAATTCTTATACATCTTCTCATTGTATCTTCATTTTGTATTGCTGAGGTCTTCTGATGTGTATAACAGCTTCCAGAGATCTCTTCTAGCCTGAGTATTGTATTTCTAATTCATACTACTCCTCAATCTGACCAAATGAGCATAGGAAATGAAGAACCTATATTTGCAAAGGAAACTACAATCACAGCAGGAATTGACACAAGAGATCCCAGGGTGAAAAGAGCTACTTGGAATACAGCCTCTTCCAAGGTATTCGGTCGCTGATAGAATTGGACTATCAAtaagtgtgtttgtttgtgtgcaaAGAATTATTGCAGAACACTGACAATGTTACTCCTTCCCATCATCTATATCTTTTTAGTATTTGAAAGTGGTGCATTAAGCACAATTCCTAGTTACAAATAAAAGTTACAGCAGAACCTTTAGGAACAGAATAAGAGTGTGGAGCAATGCTCAAGGAAGCATCTACTGTCCTTTCTTCTGTGCATAGATCATTCTGTATGTACAGTGTCAATGCATGGACAAGCTGCACACTTAGTCACTTGGTGAAGTTCTAATCCAATGGCCAGAATCTATAAACATGGAACTTTCATAGGCTTACAACAGTACAATTAATTATGAGGAGGTTTGTGTTTGAGGACAGCAAGTAAAagatttccaccccaccccaccccaccccacccggtcTTTTTCTTCCTGTGATGAAGAATATCCCTGTTTCTTTACACGCAGTTCAATGCAGGGCTGTATCATAGACTGAGATGGTGGAACAAGAAAACAGACGAAATGATTATTGGCATTACTAGAATAAAATGGTTTATCTAATATGTTCTACAGGCAGGCTGCAGCTGGATATTGAGGGCATAATGTCCAACCTGACCTCCCCATCTGAATTTCTGCTGCTGGAGTTTTCAGACATCCGAGAACTACAGATCCTGCATTTCTTTGTATTCTTGGCAGTCTACTTGACTGCAGTGACTGGCAACCTTCTCATCATCATTGCTGTAGCCCATGATCATCAcctgcacacccccatgtacttttttCTTGTGAACCTGGCACTTATGGATCTTGGCTTGGTTTCCGTCACAGTACCCAAATCTATGGCTAATTCCCTGCTGAACGCCACATCCATTTCTTATCCTGCATGTGTAGCTCAGGTTTTGTTCCTCTTCTTCCTTGATGGGTCAGATGTAGCCATCTTAACAGTAATGGCACATGATCGGTATGTTGCTATCTGCAAACCTTTGCATTATGAGACAATGATGCACAGAGGAGCCTGCATTCAGATGGCAGCCAGTGCCTGGATTGCAGGTATGTTCTATGGTATATTAAACTGTGGGGGGACTTTTGCTATCACTTTCTGCTCCAACGTGATCGATCAGTTTTTCTGTGAAGCTCCACAGATTATCAAACTCTCCTGCTCTGACATGTATCTTGTTGAAGTTGGTTTCATTATATTTAGTGCTTTCCTTGTACTTGGATGCTTTGTCTTCATCATTATCTCCTACATGCAGATTTTTACAGCAGTGCTCAGAATCCCTTCCATTCATGGTCAGAAAAAGGCcctctccacttgccttccccacCTCACTGTGGTGTCTTTGCTTGTTTTAAGTGGCCTCTTCACCTACGTGAGGCCTCAGAGTCACAGTTCATCCAGCCAGAATGTACTTTTTTCAATAATTTATGCTGTTGTCCCTCCTTTGCTCAACCCTTTCATCTATagcatgagaaacaaagaaataaaaagtgcACTACTGAAGTTCATTGATTTGGGAagtttttcaaaaataatggcAAGCCAAGCTTTTCTACAAAAGTGGGGCTGAATAATCttgtgcagatttcttttttaaaaaatctcgaTATTGTATACTTATGTTGACTTACTTTGTAGGACTTCAGAAGATGAGATCAGGTTCCATGTTTTGATGGGCCTTAGGCCCACATCTCTTCCTATTACCATGACATCTGACCCTTCAAACACAGCCCACATTTCCCTCTGCATCCTTTTGTCAACCTGCTCTCGACTACTCCTTCAGCCATCTTCTTGTCTTTTCCTCAATGGCACTAGGGCACGTGAGTGGTTGGTAGTGTCACTCCTATGGTGGTCAATTTCTGCAAGTTCTTTGTTGGGAAAAGTGGGCAGCCTAAAAGCATAAAAGACAGAGCTCTTGCAGGAAGTGGGCAACAGGAGGACACTCAGGCAGCTTACAGAGGAAGTGTTTGGGCAGGGTCCAGTGGCAAGGAGCCATGTCAAAAGCCCAAGTTCCTGTTATTTCTTTGAGGCTGTGGTGGATGGTGAGATTATGATGGATCCAGTCCCTGCAGACTGACCAGTCTTCATACTTGCTGTGACCCTGACCCTTCCTATGTCCATCACCATGAATCCTCCAACATACCTCCTGGTATTCTTGCATCCTTTGTCTACCTTTTTCTGACCACTCCCATAGCCACCCACTTGCACTTTCCTCAGTGGCACTGAGAGTCATGTATGGCTGAAAACGTCACTGTCTGCAAACTCTTTTCTGGGAATAGTGGGTAGCCCATGTAGCTGAAAGCATCAGAGACAGAGCACTTGCAAGCATGTGAGCAAAGGAAGAGCCCTCAGGCAGGTGGCAGAGGAGGTGTGTGAGCAAGGTCCAGTCACAGTGAGCCCTGCAAGAAGCTCAGGATTGTGGCAGATGTCCCACCTCTCGTGTCAATCCTGAGGGAAATGGAAGTTTTGGGCTTCCTCTTCTTGCTTTTGAGAGTTGAGAATGGTGGGACTTCCATATCGAACTGAATGCATCCCACACAGCGAGGCCTTCCGGAACACTCCTCCTACTTATGGTACCACTGGGGCTTCTGCTTCTCTTAGAAGGTTTCTTGAGCTGACAAAAAGAAGTCTCCGGGACAGCCCAATATTTCCATTTAAGATACAGATAGTTACCTCACCCTTCTCACCCACTTAAAATGCAGGTTAAAAGCATGTGAATGCAGGAACTATACATTAGTGATATAGAAtaagaacatttttaaacaaaactaGAATTTCGATTCTATATATAAATGGAACATAGGGTTAAAAGAAAGGAGAATATATGAAGCTGTAACCAGCGATCCCAATACGATGGGAAATGCTGGAGATGTTATGATGTCATAGGTTCCTTTTACTATATGTGGTGGTCATGTGATTGAGTAAAACAAATTGGATAAAAATCCATGCCTTGATAGAGAAAATGTTACAAATGAAGTTTCCTTTATGTTCTAAATATATGTTGCTAAGCTATTTACCTGTATATGCCAGAGATGTTTTCTTTTATGCAACCACCGCTGCCCGACTTGTAGTGGCTCAAAGATGGAAACAAGAAGTCCTGCCTGGAAGGGACATACGGTTGGATAAAATCGGAGAACTTGCCaccatggcaaaattgacaaacCTGCTTTACAGAAGACCCCTGGAAGAGTTCTATGATCCCTCAAATTGTTTCTTAGAATGTTTGAATAAGTAGTTTTTGTCTTAGTTCTTGTTGTATGAGATAATTGTTGGGGCAGGAGT
Protein-coding sequences here:
- the LOC143828511 gene encoding olfactory receptor 14I1-like, with amino-acid sequence MPNLTSPSEFLLLEFSDIRELQILHFFVFLAVYLTAVTGNLLIIIAVAFDHHLHTPMYFFLMNLALMDIGIVSVTVPRAMANSLLDSRSIAYSACVAQVFFLFFFQVSDVAILTIMAHDRYVAICSPLQYEAIMHSGACIQMATSAWIAGILYGLLHTGGTFAITFCSNMIDQFFCEVPQILKLSCSDIYLVEVGIIVFSAFFALGCFVFIIVSYMQIFSVVLRIPSVQGQRKALSTCLPHLTVVSLVIGTGIFAYVWPQRHALKARNLLF
- the LOC143828506 gene encoding olfactory receptor 14A16-like, whose product is MSNLTSPSEFLLLEFSDIRELQILHFFVFLAVYLTAVTGNLLIIIAVAHDHHLHTPMYFFLVNLALMDLGLVSVTVPKSMANSLLNATSISYPACVAQVLFLFFLDGSDVAILTVMAHDRYVAICKPLHYETMMHRGACIQMAASAWIAGMFYGILNCGGTFAITFCSNVIDQFFCEAPQIIKLSCSDMYLVEVGFIIFSAFLVLGCFVFIIISYMQIFTAVLRIPSIHGQKKALSTCLPHLTVVSLLVLSGLFTYVRPQSHSSSSQNVLFSIIYAVVPPLLNPFIYSMRNKEIKSALLKFIDLGSFSKIMASQAFLQKWG